GATTCCCCACCTGGTAAGTTAGCATGTGTGCTTGAAGCAGTGAATGCGCCATCTTCCAAGCCGAAATCCAAACCAAATCATGAAGATTCTGTTGAAGAAGCTGACTCAAGACCTGTTATTAGTTCAAGATCTCATAGCAATCCCAAAGAGAGGCTCACACAGTCTGATAAACAGGCCAAGAGGCGATTGTCTATGCCAAACACTGGTAAGCCTCTGTTGGTCCTAAAGTGTATACATATCCTTACGTTGATTGTATCCCTTCTCCTGGGTCATGCTAGTCCATTGCCTATGGAATACGCATCAACTTTCAGGCATCTGAATTTTGAACATTAACATTGCCTTTTCTGGTTCAAGTTGGTTGTTGTCAAAAGTAATTATGTAGTAAATTTGGTCTGATATATCATTCCCCAAAGCTCAAAGAATGTTTGACAGTGCACAATGATCGGGTCCCTCTGGCATTTGTTTGTTACACGTTTTACTGAACATTTTAGTTTGTTTCAATGGTTTGATTTGAGTAGGTGGGGGTATTGTGTCACAAACAACTAAGCTGAGCAAAACTGCTGCAAAACCGAACCCTGGCCCCCACAAACCTATAAGGGATAGGTTCAAGTTAAACGGACGAGACTCAAATCCCACAAAAGCTGTAGCACAAGCTGTTGATCTGTAAGGAAGTATTTGTGAAGACAAACCTGTTCGGGCTGCCATCCATCCTGTTGCTTTAGTATGTATATATCAAATTACAGTTGGTTCGACATGTTATAATGGCATTGTTTGTTCTCCTTTCATATAATCAAGGATTGGCTTTGCCGTGGTGGGAGTAGTTACTCCGTGGCAGATTCAAGGAGACTGATTCGGTGGCTTGTTACGAGAATAACATTGGTAAGATTTAATCAGCTTGTGATTAATGTTTGTCAATTATGTGATCACATTGTATTTATTTTCAAGTGTATGATTTCCATAGAAGATGCCCTTTGAATTGctcttttttgagttttttttattaaacctcTTGGCTCGGTTGCTGTTGATCAAAGACTTGTTTTGTGCGTGTGAGATTTAATTTTTGctcttttaatattaattttgcaTTGTGTTTGTAAATTAACCAATAACCAGATTACCGAGAGATTTCATTTGTCCACCTGTATGAAAGTAAGTATTTATTTTACAGTTTAAATATAGTAACGGAtggtaaaatattaaatgtttgattttttttaaaaatggattATATTATTGATTGAATAATTTTAGAATTCAGATAGAAAATTACTTATTCGTGATTAAGATATTAAATTTTCTGTCAGTTCGATGTATTGTTGCAAGTTTATTGGTAATTTTTTGGTACAAAAGTCTATTTCTATCCGTTACTCTTCaacttttaaattataaaaaaaaccgtATTTAAACGTATTTGAATATGTTATTGTAAAATACATCTTTtattcattataaatttaaaattgtatataTTAGTGATGGAATAGGATCAAGTGTATTCACAGTTGTATTTGTATTCATTTTGTTTGATTTATGGAACATATCAACAATCGAGTTTGGATGTATTGTTTCAATGTTTATCGGCGTTTTCAAATATTATTTACTAACTGTTTTGTTCTAAGATAAATGATCAATTTTCAAGTtcttaaacaaaataaatattataatattgagTAAATGCCCTAGGGCTTGTCTATCTGTGTAAATGGACAACATAGTGCAGTATCCTCCGTCTCCTTTACAAAATGTAAACAGATAAATATAAATGGTGGCGTTCCATCCTTCTTCAATTGAAAATCTCTTAAATACCCTTTAAACTCCATCAGAACTACACTTTCATCCCCCTCCTTCCGCCCTCCCTTTTCCCTCAAGCTTCTTCCCCTCGACAATCTCTCCTTTATCGCTCCCAAGTCCCACTCTACCCTACCCCTCAGTTTGCTCTCGAAAAGGGGAAAGCAATTTCTTGAGAGTTTTTAACCCTAAAAacccccaaaagaaaaaaaatcaaaccctAGTAAATTCCCCCAAAACCCAGAATTCCATTCAAGATAAACCCCTACACGACCAAACCACcctaaaacaacaaagaaaaaaaaccctCCGATTTTATCCTATCATCACCTTGAAAATTGCGTACATTGTTACTGTAGCTTTTCCAAAGCTTCAAGCTTTGAACATTTTTTCTTCTTCCCATTTGTTCACAATTCCACTCTCACTGCGAAGTTGTATAAGACACCCACCATTCCCTCCCAATTCCTCCCGTTTCCACCTTTGTTCAATGTATTCCACCCCTTTCATTCTCTCCTTTTCCCTCCTCCTTTCCCTCCctatcctcttcttcttcttagcCCCTACTTTCCATCCCCACCCTCTTCCCCCCATCTCCGTCCCCGACGAACTCGACGACCTCCGTCTCTTCCACCGCGCCACCACCCCTTCCTTATCTTCATCCCATCTCTCCTCCTCTTCCTCCCCCAAAATTGCTTTCCTTTTCTTAACCAACTCCGACCTCCATTTCCTTCCTCTTTGGAACCGTTTCTTCCGAACCGCTAAAACTTCACGCTACAACATCTATGTCCACGCTGATCCCACCATCAACATTACTCGCCCCACCAAATCCGTTTTCGATGACCGTTTCATTCCCAACGCCAAACGCACTTTCAGGGCTTCCGCCACGCTGATCTCCGCCACCCGACGCCTCCTCGCCACTGCCATCCTCGACGATCCCGCCAATGCTTACTTCGCCGTCCTCTCCCAGTACTGCATCCCTCTCCATTCCTTCAATTACATCTACCGCTCCCTCTTCACTGCCAAAACCTTCGATCTCACCTCCAACTCCTCTGATTTGACTCAGTACGGTGTTCGAGTCAAGTACAAATCTTTCATCGAGATTATTTCCAAGGAACCCAGGCTGTGGAAACGGTATGTAGCACGTGGCCGATTTGTGATGATGCCGGAGGTGCCATTCGAGGATTTCCGAGTTGGATCTCAGTTTTTTGTGTTGACTCGGAAACACGCGTTACTGGTAGTCAAAGATCGGACTCTTTGGAGGAAATTCAAGTTACCGTGTTATCGTGCCAGCGAGTGCTACCCGGAAGAACATTATTTTCCgacattgttgtcaatgcaagaCCCAGATGCGGTGACTCGCTATACTTTAACTCGGGTTAATTGGACCGGAACGGTTGCGGGTCACCCCTACATGTATAAGCCGAAAGAAGTGTCGGCCAAGTTGATTAATGAGTTGAGGAAGTCAAATTACTCGAGTTCATACTTGTTTGCTAGGAAATTCTCACCAGATTGTTTGAAACCCTTGATGGGTATTGCTGATTCGGTCATTCTTCGAGATTGAGCTTTTTCCTGGTGAGTAAAAatccttcttttttattttctttttttggtgaGTTGAATAGGTGTTGGGTGAGTTTACTCAGCGAGTTGGATGATGGAGATGGGTGGAGTAGTTGGGTTGGTTATTAGTTCTAGCTAACCTTGGAAAGTTGCGAACTTTGATTTAGTTAGTAGAAGAATTTGAGTCAATTTGAAATGTTATTGGATTGGCTTGGCTTGGCTTTTTTTCAGattttgaatttggaaattaGAATCTTTTAACGTAGATTTTTTCAATCAAACCCGTTCTCAAAGGAACTGTTCATATTCCGTTGTAGTACGTATATATGAAATTACTGCCCACAACTGCAATTTAGGACTCTGGTAGTAGATCTTTTAAGTTTTGAAAGTAGTTCTAATCCCATTAGCCATTTCCTTGCAAAATCTGAAACACCACATCGTGCAATGTTCACCATTGATGTCATTGTGTTTGACTGCCTAACTTTTAACAAACTAGTCTTTTCAACAAGATGATAATCTTAAAGAATGGTTTGTAACCAATTTTTTGGTTAGAAGTTTTGACCAGTTTATACAAGGAGAAATTCATAGAAGACTGCAATTTTAGCTTTAGAACCGAAGTGCGTTTAGATGTGTATAATAACAGGATGCAGAGAGTTAAATATTTTGTGGAAACTTCGTAAAGATTGAGATCCAGATATCAACCATTTTAGTaggaagagttttttttttttcctggAACATATGGAACAAGTGAGTTTTTGTCGAGTTTGAGCGCTTAACACTTAGATCAAAGATCAAAGCCCCTTCGTTCCCCGCTTGTTTAATGCTTTTGCAATATGGGGGTTTGTTACAAATGCTACCGTGCAATGATTTCAATATGCTTGTTAGTTTCTACTACATCCATAGAGAACGAAATCTTGTTGTAATGGGTTAGCAACGACAGAAAGCCAATAACAAAAAGCAAAAGCAAATGTGGGGATCGGGAGATCGATTTGCTGTTGGGTTTTTCCTGAATCTCTTGGGTGTTAGGTTCCTAGTTTTTTATGGTTTCGTTCACGCAGATTCTATGATTGTTTCATTCATGTACTGACTTTCGTCCTAATTTCATTTCACAGGTGAAAATGGAGATTGTTGAGGACCTAGCTTGGAGCAGAATTTGCTGGGGAATATGAGAATTACGGTTTTAAGGAGAGGTTAATCTACCCACAACCAACCAAACCCCTAATACTCCAACTTTAGAGAGCAAAATTTTAATACCCCCAT
The genomic region above belongs to Gossypium hirsutum isolate 1008001.06 chromosome D05, Gossypium_hirsutum_v2.1, whole genome shotgun sequence and contains:
- the LOC107906664 gene encoding glycosyltransferase BC10, producing MYSTPFILSFSLLLSLPILFFFLAPTFHPHPLPPISVPDELDDLRLFHRATTPSLSSSHLSSSSSPKIAFLFLTNSDLHFLPLWNRFFRTAKTSRYNIYVHADPTINITRPTKSVFDDRFIPNAKRTFRASATLISATRRLLATAILDDPANAYFAVLSQYCIPLHSFNYIYRSLFTAKTFDLTSNSSDLTQYGVRVKYKSFIEIISKEPRLWKRYVARGRFVMMPEVPFEDFRVGSQFFVLTRKHALLVVKDRTLWRKFKLPCYRASECYPEEHYFPTLLSMQDPDAVTRYTLTRVNWTGTVAGHPYMYKPKEVSAKLINELRKSNYSSSYLFARKFSPDCLKPLMGIADSVILRD